Proteins encoded by one window of Paenibacillus urinalis:
- a CDS encoding metallophosphoesterase family protein, producing the protein MVISDIHGCYDEFNALLHTANYIPEQDKLILLGDYVDRGPNSKEVLNQIIQLHQDYGVVTLRGNHDQLFLEAMLLQEDDRWLKNGGYQTVESYMGPSYFEDHYFNKNAYAEAKTYIMEHYPHHLEFIQALPYYYETDTHLFVHAGINPFYADFREQPEDDFIWIRDLFHDQPTSLDKPVVFGHTPTVHLHESPGVWFQKDKIGIDGACAYGKQLNCLEIAEDGTYKTYAVYKGTKLPAST; encoded by the coding sequence TTGGTCATCAGTGATATTCATGGCTGCTACGATGAATTTAACGCATTGCTGCATACAGCAAATTACATACCAGAGCAGGACAAGCTCATACTCCTCGGCGATTATGTAGATCGCGGACCGAACAGCAAGGAAGTACTTAACCAAATCATACAGCTTCATCAGGATTATGGTGTCGTTACACTAAGGGGGAACCACGATCAGCTGTTCCTGGAGGCGATGCTGCTGCAGGAGGATGATCGCTGGCTGAAAAACGGAGGGTACCAGACGGTCGAGAGCTATATGGGTCCTTCCTACTTCGAAGATCATTACTTTAACAAAAATGCCTACGCAGAAGCAAAAACTTATATTATGGAGCATTATCCTCATCACCTGGAATTTATTCAAGCTTTGCCATATTACTATGAAACGGATACCCACTTGTTCGTCCACGCAGGCATTAATCCATTCTATGCGGATTTTAGAGAGCAGCCGGAGGATGATTTTATATGGATACGCGATCTTTTTCATGATCAGCCCACCAGTCTAGATAAGCCGGTCGTATTCGGACATACGCCGACGGTGCATCTGCATGAATCCCCCGGAGTGTGGTTCCAGAAGGACAAGATCGGTATTGACGGAGCGTGCGCGTATGGCAAACAGCTGAACTGTCTTGAAATTGCGGAAGATGGAACGTATAAGACCTATGCTGTCTATAAGGGAACTAAACTGCCTGCCAGTACATAA
- a CDS encoding DUF1572 family protein produces the protein MDIHLFKELLCTKLDDIEKRTLHVLHQLNDDEVNYRYNEASNSIANLVVHISGNIDERVRRGIRGSDVTRDRDAEFDVLYRTRDELIEITKESYQDVRQTIELMSEEDLMKTQVIRDQERSNMDILFACVTHFSEHLGQMLYLAKMLKDQDFITASVPKRK, from the coding sequence ATGGATATTCATTTGTTTAAAGAACTGCTATGTACAAAGCTCGATGATATCGAGAAAAGAACCTTGCATGTGCTTCATCAGTTGAATGATGATGAGGTGAACTATCGCTACAATGAAGCTTCCAACAGCATTGCCAACTTGGTTGTGCATATTAGCGGCAATATTGATGAACGCGTTCGTCGAGGCATTCGGGGATCCGATGTAACGAGAGACAGAGACGCCGAATTCGATGTGTTATACCGTACAAGAGATGAGCTTATCGAGATCACAAAGGAATCGTACCAAGATGTTAGACAGACCATTGAGCTAATGAGTGAAGAAGATTTGATGAAGACGCAAGTCATCCGGGATCAGGAACGGAGTAACATGGATATTCTGTTTGCTTGTGTGACGCATTTCTCGGAACATTTGGGGCAGATGCTGTACCTTGCCAAAATGCTCAAGGATCAGGATTTCATTACGGCATCCGTGCCAAAAAGAAAGTAG
- a CDS encoding nucleoside 2-deoxyribosyltransferase gives MRFYIASSFRNMEHVHYTAEQLVLRGHTHTYDWTRHGKATTHAELTAIGEAEMEGVIRSDVFIMMMPAGKGSHIELGIALGTGKEVWIYSESEHVYEPEQSSTFYHLPEVNRFVGTIENLIESVSK, from the coding sequence ATGAGATTCTATATTGCTTCGAGCTTTAGAAACATGGAGCATGTTCATTACACTGCTGAACAGCTTGTCTTGAGAGGTCATACACATACCTATGATTGGACCAGACATGGGAAAGCCACTACGCATGCAGAGCTCACCGCAATTGGAGAAGCGGAAATGGAAGGGGTCATTCGTTCCGATGTATTCATTATGATGATGCCTGCAGGCAAGGGAAGTCATATTGAGCTCGGTATTGCCCTGGGTACAGGAAAGGAAGTATGGATATACTCAGAATCAGAACATGTCTATGAACCGGAGCAGTCCAGTACATTCTATCATTTGCCTGAAGTGAACCGATTTGTAGGGACAATTGAGAATTTGATAGAATCCGTGTCCAAATAG
- a CDS encoding HAD family hydrolase, with amino-acid sequence MNPKPQLVLDAGGVITANLSPNYWNKLMLSDIVSGNSVVRKFKEELRESLWSGHVSEAEFYVWIRRQINKVDQSDEVMRRMLQTHLRLLPTAEWVAKWSEKANIHILSNHRHEWLSPVLAPLMPYITSCTISSEVGMCKPGAAIYNALHGRLEHSDEIYFVDDQERNLLPAREMGWETILADSAGQWTKTVNELLKC; translated from the coding sequence ATGAACCCTAAACCGCAGCTCGTGCTTGATGCCGGAGGCGTCATCACGGCTAATCTGTCGCCAAACTATTGGAATAAACTGATGTTATCAGATATAGTCTCTGGCAATAGTGTTGTTCGCAAATTTAAAGAAGAGCTCAGGGAGTCATTATGGTCTGGGCATGTTTCGGAAGCGGAATTCTACGTTTGGATAAGAAGGCAAATCAATAAAGTAGATCAAAGTGATGAGGTCATGAGGCGAATGCTGCAAACCCATTTGAGGCTATTGCCTACTGCGGAATGGGTAGCAAAATGGTCTGAAAAAGCAAACATACATATTCTAAGTAATCATAGACATGAATGGTTATCACCTGTATTGGCACCGCTCATGCCCTACATCACATCCTGTACCATTTCGAGTGAGGTTGGGATGTGTAAACCGGGTGCTGCTATCTACAACGCTTTGCACGGCAGGCTGGAGCATAGCGATGAGATTTATTTTGTTGATGATCAAGAGCGTAATCTGCTGCCTGCAAGAGAGATGGGATGGGAGACCATTTTGGCAGATTCGGCAGGACAGTGGACTAAGACTGTCAATGAACTATTGAAGTGCTGA